AATGACGCTAAATGGCCCAAAATGGTACAACAGATACTGGTAAGATGTGTCAGcgtcattaaaacaacaacaacaaaagttcACTTAAGTCGTTGAGTCACATTGGCCAAGGCCACGGCAAACGCCTGGACCGCCGAGAAGGGATACTGGAAATCCAGGATGTAGGCGTTCCCATCAATGCGTCCGAACTGCATCACCTAAAGAATTGTCAGGATGTAAATACAGTAAAGAACCAAATGGTGCCACCCGTAACTTGCCATCAAAATACCTGTCGGCCGTCAAGCTCAATCTGGAAGTTCTTAGCAGACTCCTGTGTGACCCGTCCTCCAAAGTCCAGCTGGTAGACCTGCGTGGCTTCATTCCACAGAGGCTGCTTGTTGGCCATCACGTAGACGAAGCCCTGGCTGCCTAAACTACGGTCCTCACGTTCGTTGGCCTTGCGGCACTTAATTTCCTCCAGCTCGCTGGCCATACGAAGGCTACGCTTGTTCTTCCAGCTCTTCTTGCTGCTCTGGTTCTGGTTCATCAATTCGTCACCGCTGATAAAAAGCTCTGGCTCACTCTCTGAGCTGTCCTGGAATTCGTTGGCAGCCCGGCTCATCTTCTTGGTTCTGTTGAGTTGCTCCCGGGGTCCCTTGGGCTTCTTCTTTTCTCTGCTGCCCAGTCGCGGGCTGGCGATCAGAGAGTTGAAATCAGACAGCGCGCGACCGTCTTTTCTGGACACCGAGGACATGTTGGCCTCCTCGGCTCGGCTGTCCAGTCTCTTGcgactttttttgttgaagcgGTCTGACTCCTGCGTGACAGGACTTTCGTTGAGAGATGGTGGCTCCGGAAAGCTGTTCCCAGACTCTGCCAGATCTTCTGTGACGCATTTAGAGGGGGGTAACTCGGAGGGTGGCGGCGGAGGGGGCAGAGGGGGTGGCGGTGGTGGTGCAGTCGGAGGGGGTGGTGACAGAATCGGCTTCTCTAATATCTGATGAGTTTTGGTTGGAAGAGGAGGTGCGGGAGGGTCCTGCCTGGGTGGCGGGCAGGGGTATGGGTTCCACGGATGCAAGTTGACAGCGTGCAACTGAAGTCCGGCGCAGGAGCTGGCCCCCGGGTACATTGGGGGAAGGGTGCAGCACGCCAAGTTAGCCAGACTTGTGGAGTACCCTGTCGATAAAACCAAATTGGAGTCCTGTTGAGCAAATGGAACAGGTAGAACCACTTCGCGTGGAGCACACTGCGGTGGGGGTTTCTGTAAGGTCTGCATGGGAGGTCTACTGTGGCCCACACCGGGAGGGAAGGGAGAAAGAGATATCTGGTAGCCTGATGGGAAGGTGAGGGTGCTCGTGCTGGGACTGGATGGGGGCTTAGTTGTAAGGACAAACGGGAGCCGTGTCACATCTAAGTGCTGGGCCTGGCCGAGGATGAGAGGAGGCGGTTTgtgaggaggcggcggcgggacCAGCATAGTTTGTTCTGGGGCGAGCCAGAACTCCTCTGCGGCTGAGGCGTCCCACTGGTAAGGTGGAGGACGTTTTGCGATGAGGCCGACGTCACCGAGGGTCATCTGCCGGACGGGCTTGTCCAGGTGACAGTGCTGGCTCAGAGTCTCGTCCTCTGTGAAGGCGGAGTTGACGTACACGGTTCTGTCCCGGCTTGTGTCCGTGGAACCCAGGAGGCTGTAGGATGATTGGGAGGGGCTTTTGGAGTGGACAATGATTGTGCTGTGGTGTGCTCCTTTGCCTGGGGGGAAGTCCTGCCTGACCACTGTTCCACCGGCAATGCCGCTACTGGATGTCCCACCTCCGCTGACACTAACGCTGGTgccgctgctgttgctgctgcactGCGTGCATGTGTACAACGCTGTGGGCAACCTCTGCTGGTAGGTCAAACCCAACGCGCTGTTCATCTTGGCCTTGGTGGGAAGCGTCCTGGAGGTGTCCATCATGGAGGGAACTTTGAGCGTCATGTCGTGGCGGTCGCGGCGCAGAGTGGCATGAATCAGACTGCTCTCCAATCTCTGTGGCGGAGGAGCGAGGGTAGCTGGGACTTGATTGGCCGGATCGGGATAAGGGGGCGGGTCGCCACTTGGTATGGAGTACCGTGGGACTGACAGACGGCTGAGTGTTGCTGAGCTGTAGGGAAGGTGAATCTTTTCATTCTCAGAGGAGGTTACCTTCAGCGTGGCCGAGCCATGGGCAGTGTACGCATTTTGGTTGCGGACGAGGCGCCTCCGGGGGCGGCAGACTTCCTCCACGTTGCCGCTGCTGTCGAACGTGGTGATCCTTTCATACCCGAGAGGTGTCGGGTACTGTATGGTCACCGGCTGAAGCAAAAAGTCGTCCTTCTTCAGGCAGGTATCCGGAGCCAGGATGCTTGGGCTGTCGCAGTCCGTGACCAGTGTTTGAGCCGTCGCTTCCACCGTGGCTGCCGCTGATGCCACCGTACCCGGGtacggaggaggaggattcACCTTCCTCACCTGAATCTCCACAGAACCACCATCTCTGGTACTAAAAGAAGGGGGTAAAGTCCGAGGCAGGCTTGGCTTCAACATGTGCTCCCGGTCCAGTCCGGGCTCGGTGGATGGCGGCAGAGGGAGTGGAGGCAGGAGATGTATCTGCTGTAGGGAAATGGTGGGGTAGCCGCTGGGCGCCGGGGGCAGCGTCATTTGCATCttcagctgctgctgcatttGCTGGTGCTGCCTTTGCAtttgctggtgctgctgctggatctgctggtgctgctgctggagctttTGCTGTTGCTGTCTCATCTCCTGAATCTGCTGGCggatctgctgctgctgttgctgcatctgctgctgctgctgttgcattTGTTCATGCTGCATCTGCatttgatgctgctgctgctggagctgttgctgctgctgaaaCTGGTGGTTCCCCGCCACCGGTGGTGGATTCTGCGGC
Above is a genomic segment from Syngnathus acus chromosome 22, fSynAcu1.2, whole genome shotgun sequence containing:
- the tulp4b gene encoding tubby-related protein 4; protein product: MSRSYEPGHSVGMLAAVEHGPILCSDSNILCLSWKGRVPKSEKDKPVCRRRYYEEGWLATGNGRGVVGVTFTSSHCRRDRSTPQRINFNLRGHNSEVVLVRWNEPFQKLATCDMEGGIFVWIQYEGRWSVELVNDRGAQVSDFTWSHDGTQALIAYRDGFVLVGSVSGQRHWSSEINLESQITCGIWTPDDQQVLFGTADGQVIVMDCHGRMLAHVLLHESDGIVGMSWNCPDFLVEDSTESDTDSDDNFLPLVRRVKPLLTVTFLSGEISLMNNYDDLSPAVIRSGLKDVEAQWCSQGDLLAVAGMERHGLPSDAGLTRNALVKFYNVQGEHIYTLETPAQRPITTICWGHRDSRLFLACGPALYVVRVEHRVASLQLLCQQGIASALREEKDVGKLNMPSLLCSYVTTAFIPTIKPPIPDPNNIRDFVSYPTTGNERLHCTMKRAEDSPEAGGPCFTLYLEYLGGLVPILKGRRISKLRPEFVIMDPKTDSKADEVCVNPMISYADSCNCSDSSDVELSDEWVGKKSPKFSRGNRMNLEVRKSPKLSRAHQEGQRSPRLPSKKPLVRSPSLTRREFSMDGLTEHNYLAQVTSNIWGTKFKIVGLASFLPANLGAVIYKTSLLHLQPRQMTIYLPEVRKISHDFMSLPVFNPNVFSEDEDDLPVMGTSSGDNPPCTVNIPIAPIHSPAQAMSPTQSIGLVQSLLANQNIKLDVLTNPTTSAAAAAASVSVPVSDHSQTAAPYPVPARYPNPGQVIFNRLEMGPLLPGTLPPPPPPHHPPPQPRPQPPRQQQLQSRQQPQPSQAQQQQRHHLQQLHHQQPPHQKQHQVQQHQQMPQNPPPVAGNHQFQQQQQLQQQQHQMQMQHEQMQQQQQQMQQQQQQIRQQIQEMRQQQQKLQQQHQQIQQQHQQMQRQHQQMQQQLKMQMTLPPAPSGYPTISLQQIHLLPPLPLPPSTEPGLDREHMLKPSLPRTLPPSFSTRDGGSVEIQVRKVNPPPPYPGTVASAAATVEATAQTLVTDCDSPSILAPDTCLKKDDFLLQPVTIQYPTPLGYERITTFDSSGNVEEVCRPRRRLVRNQNAYTAHGSATLKVTSSENEKIHLPYSSATLSRLSVPRYSIPSGDPPPYPDPANQVPATLAPPPQRLESSLIHATLRRDRHDMTLKVPSMMDTSRTLPTKAKMNSALGLTYQQRLPTALYTCTQCSSNSSGTSVSVSGGGTSSSGIAGGTVVRQDFPPGKGAHHSTIIVHSKSPSQSSYSLLGSTDTSRDRTVYVNSAFTEDETLSQHCHLDKPVRQMTLGDVGLIAKRPPPYQWDASAAEEFWLAPEQTMLVPPPPPHKPPPLILGQAQHLDVTRLPFVLTTKPPSSPSTSTLTFPSGYQISLSPFPPGVGHSRPPMQTLQKPPPQCAPREVVLPVPFAQQDSNLVLSTGYSTSLANLACCTLPPMYPGASSCAGLQLHAVNLHPWNPYPCPPPRQDPPAPPLPTKTHQILEKPILSPPPPTAPPPPPPLPPPPPPSELPPSKCVTEDLAESGNSFPEPPSLNESPVTQESDRFNKKSRKRLDSRAEEANMSSVSRKDGRALSDFNSLIASPRLGSREKKKPKGPREQLNRTKKMSRAANEFQDSSESEPELFISGDELMNQNQSSKKSWKNKRSLRMASELEEIKCRKANEREDRSLGSQGFVYVMANKQPLWNEATQVYQLDFGGRVTQESAKNFQIELDGRQVMQFGRIDGNAYILDFQYPFSAVQAFAVALANVTQRLK